The genomic window GAGCTAAACGGCGCAAAGAAGAAGTCCCAATTACTGCCCCTGGGGGTAATGTCTCAATTTGCAAGTCGCGGTATTTTTCATGAAATACCACCGCATCGGCAGGATTTTCGCGTTCAGTGACAACGCCCAAAACTAAACCACCGGGTAAATTTGTGGGTAAATCTTTTAGTGAATGCACGGCAAAATCTATTTCTTGCTGCAACATCCCAACTTCAAGCTCTTTAGTAAATAAACCTTTGTCACCAATTTTTGCTAGAGCTACATCTAAAATTTTGTCGCCTTGAGTTGCCATTGTATGAACTTCAAACGTGCGATCGGGATAAGCTTTTTGTAACTGTGCTTGTACCCAGTGAGTTTGCACCAAAGCTAATTGACTAGCGCGAGAACCAATCCGAATTGTGCGGGGAGGACTAGAAACAGTTGCAGACATATAACAGCAATCTAATAGAAAATTTAATTACACGATCTAGCCTACCGCAGCGATCGCTCCTCGCCATGTAACTAAACATCAATTTTTATGCAAAGTCCAACAATGATTGGTTGTTTCCTGCCAGTGTGGCAAAATTATAAACGGTATCTTTGACAAATTTTTCTAGGTAAGTGTAAGTGAGTCCAACCCCCCTAGCCCGTCGCGTCGTATTTCCTTTTACGGCAATTGTCGGTCAAGAAGAAATGAAACTAGCATTATTATTAAACGTTATCGATCCCAAAATTGGCGGCGTAATGATTATGGGCGATCGCGGTACGGGTAAATCTACCACAATCCGGGCGCTTGCTGATTTACTCCCAGAAATTACGGTAGTTGCTGATGACCCCTTTAATAGCGATCCCAAAGACCCCGATTTGATGAGCGACGCTATCCGCAGCCAGTTAGAGCAACAAGTAGAACTTGCTGTAGCCCAAAAAAAAGTTCCGATGGTAGATTTGCCTTTAGGCGCTACCGAAGACCGAGTTTGTGGCACTATTGACATTGAAAAAGCCCTGTCGGAAGGAGTCAAAGCTTTTGAACCGGGGTTACTTGCTAAAGCTAATCGCGGCATTCTTTATGTTGACGAAGTCAACTTATTAGACGATCACCTTGTAGACGTGCTATTAGACTCGGCTGCAAGCGGCTGGAACACTGTTGAACGAGAAGGAATATCTATTCGTCACCCCGCCCGATTTGTGTTGGTTGGTTCGGGCAATCCTGAAGAAGGAGAATTGCGCCCCCAACTGCTCGATCGCTTTGGAATGCACGCCGAAATCCGTACCGTCAAAGAACCCGCTTTACGAGTGCAAATTGTTGAGCAGCGCACAGAATTTGACCAAAAGCCCCAAGAGTTTTTAGTAACTTACGAGCCTCAGCAAGTAACTTTACAACAACAAATTGTTAGCGCCCAGCAGCTTCTACCTTCGGTAAATCTTGACTACGATTTGCGGGTAAAAATTTCTCAAGTCTGTTCGGAATTAGACGTTGATGGTTTGCGGGGTGATATTGTCACTAACCGCGCTGCTAAAGCTTTGGCGGCTTATGAAGGACGCACCGAGGTGACTATTGACGATATCCGTAAAGTAATGACTTTGTGCTTGCGTCACCGCTTGCGAAAAGACCCTTTAGAGTCTATTGATTCGGGCTACAAGGTAGAAAAATCTTTTAACCGCGTATTTGGATTGGAATCAACAACTGATTCTCAAACAAATGGTGTTGGTCAAACTAAAACCAATGTCCGCTAATTGCCCATGAGAATCTATCGTTTTTGGCTAAATGCCTTAGTTTGGTCAAGCCAGTATAACCCCGCCGCTTTTATCGAATTATTGATGCTATTTCTGGCGATGGTTTTACTGGTAATTTGGGGCTTTGTTCCTCATTGGGCTTATTTGGTGCTGTGTTTGAGTTATGGAATTGGGGCATCGGTTTCGATATCGGTTCGGGAGGCGATCGCTCATTCTCCCCAGGCTCAAGCGGCTCAAGTTACGACTGTAGTATTAATTATTACTAGCATTTATGTTTTATTTACTTGATTTTGGGCTTTAGAGAGATGCAAAAACCGCGCTCAAGCTTTTAACTTGCAATTGAGTATTCTGTAAGAAAAACCAAGATATGGGGGGTCTGCCCCCCAAACCCCCCATTGGGGGACGGCTTGCCTCCCCCAAACCCCCTGCAAAAGGGTCTTATCGATGGGCATCCTAGTTGTGTTTGCTCTACACAGTTACTGATTGAGCGCCCAAAATACATCAATAAAAAAATATAGAAAGTAAGTAATTAAGTAACTAAGTAATTAAGTAATTAAGTAATTAAGTAATTAAGTAATTAAGTAATATGAGATTTGTTTCCGATCCACCCATTTCTGTCAAAATTCGCAAGATGAAACAGCGAGTACGGTGGCAAGATAAAGCAATTACTGAGCGGGGTATTGACCAAACTAAACTTGTTTTGGGCGATCGCACTCCTGATAACCCAAACTTCTCATTTTTGGTGGTGGGAGACAGTGGCGCTGGCCCTCAAGGCGGTCACAACCCCCAAAGGCAAGTTGCCTTGCAAATGCTAAATCATAAAGATTCTAGCCGCTTTGTCCTCCATACTGGCGATGTTATCTACCTCGTTGGTTCTAGCGAATACTATTACAAAAACTTTATCAAGCCCTATCGAGAATTTATCGTCGGTGGCGAACATCCTAAAAAAATTGATTACGACAAAATGGTTTTTAATAAGCCGTTTCTTCCCGTTCTTGGCAATCATGACTACTACGATTTGCCGTTTATTTACGGGCTAATGGCTCAAACTGCTTTGCCTTTGCGCCGCTTGCTACAGTCAAAGCTAGATATCGATATTGGTTGGCATGGTTCTCACCAGGGTAAAGCCTACGCTCAAGCGTTTATGGACTATCTTAAGGATTTTGAAGATGAAAAAGAGCTAGTTCGCCATCTCGATCGCCACTATACGGCTAAAACTAACTCCGGGCGATGCCTTTATTACGAACCGGGCAACTTTACTCGTTTACCTAATCGCTATTACAGTTTTCAAAGTGGGGGAATAGACTTTTTTGCCCTCGACTCTAATACTTTTAATTCGCCTTTACCTTTATCTAAAGATTTGGCGGGAATTGAGGAACGCCATAAGTTAGAACAACGGCGCGATCGCCTAGAACGCGAAAAATTATCCTATATTGAGGAGTCTACTCGGCTTAGTTCGGCAAATTCTGAACAATTAGACGATCTGCGTACCAAAATTGAACAGCTAGACGAGTTGCGTAATGATATTGATAAGCAATTAGCCGCCGATGAAACTACTGTAGTTGACACTGAACAATTAGACTGGTTTGCTAATAATTTAATTGCATCGTGGCAGAATCCCGAAGTCCGAGGACGGGTAGTTTACTTTCACCATCCCCCCTACGTTACTGAAGCAACTAAGTGGCATCAAGCACAAACTATTGCTGTACGCGATCGCTTTCGTGAAGTTTTAAATAAAGTTGCAAGGGAGCTTGGCTCTTTAAAGGGCGATCGCCCTTTAGTAAACTTGGTTCTAAACGGTCACGCCCATTGTTTAGAATATCTCCGTACAGGCAATACCGGACACGCTGATGCTCATATTAATTGGATTGTTTGCGGTGGTAGTGGTTTTAGCTTGCGCCGTCAACGTAATGAAGGAGTCGAATTAACCGAAACTCCTGGCGGTAAAGTAAACGCTAGAAGTCTCTTATATATCGGTCGTGAAGGTCAAGGCTCCCAAAAACGCCGCCCTTACTCGTTTTTACGGATCGATGTTCTTGATGGCATTCCGCCCAAATTTGTGATTAGACCCTTTGTGGTCGAGCGTTTTCAAGGAAAATGGAGCAATAGCGAGATTGAGCCATTTATTGTTTAATAGTAAGCAATGCGATCGCGCAATTGCAAAATAAGGAGCAATCCAGTGAAAAAACTGATGAAAGTATTAGCTTTGGCGATCGCGTTGTCTAGCCTAACTATGCCGTTAATAGCTCCTACCCAAGCACAAACACAAATATCTCCGGCTCAAGAATTACAAAAACTCCTTCAGCAAGCGGTTGAACAAACCGAAGCTGGACAGTTGCAACCGTCGCTCGATACGCTGCAAAAGGCCTTAGTTCTTGCCAGAAGACTAAAAGACACAAAAACCGAATCGGAGATATTAACGGCAATTGCGTTAACAAAAACTGTCATAGCTGCGGTGGCTGGTTCGACTCCCACCGCTCCACCTCCTCAAACTTCATCGCTCATTGAACAAGGTTTGCAGCAAACAAAACTTGGAGAACCGAATAAAGCGATCGCAACTTTTGAACAAGCGTTGACTTTAGCTCGGCAAAGTAAAGACAAACAAACGGAAGCTACAGCACTCCTTGGTATTGGGCTTAATTATGGCAACATCGGACAATCGCAAAAAGCTTTAGAATTTTACAATCAAGCTCTCCCAATTTTTAAAGCAACAAAAAATCGCGGGGGAGAAGCTACAGCTTTAAGCAATATTGGGGAAATTTATCGCGCTACCGGAAAACCCCAAAAAGCTTTAGAAGTTCTGAATGTTGCTTTGCCAATTTTTAAAGAAATTCGCAGTCGCGCCCAAGAAGGCAGCACTTTAAATAGTATTGGTGCAGTTTACAACAATATTGGGCAGCCTCAAAAAGCTTTAGAATTTTATAACCAAGCTTTATTAATCACTAGAGAAGTTAATAATCCTGGTCAAGAAGCAACAATTCTCAATAATCTGGGTAAAGTTTATCAAGAAACAGGCGAACCCCAAAAAGCCTTGGAGTATTACAATGGCGCTTTAGTAGCTAGTAGACAAATCGGTTATGCCAGCCAAGAGGCTACTACTTTAAATAATATTGCGGGAGTGTACTTAGCAACGGGGCAACCTCAGCAAGCATTAGATGCTTTAAACTTAGCTTTACCAATTGTCCAAAAAATCGGCGATCGCCCAAAACTTGCCGGAACTCTAAATAATCTGGGGGAAGTTTACAAGGAAATTGGACAACCCCAAAAAGCCTTAGAGTATTACAACCAAGCTTTACCCATTGCCAAAGAAGTAGGCGACAGATCGGGAACTGGCATTACTCTAAATAATATTGCGGGAACGTACTTAGTAACCGGAAACCCCCAAAAAGCCCTAGAATTTTACAATCAAGCTTTGCCAATATTTAAAGAAATAGGCAACCGCACCCAAGAAGCCACGACTATTAACAATATTGGTGAAGTCTACAACACTATTGGGCAACCACAAAAGGCTTTAGAATACTACAACCAAGCTTTGCCAATAGTTAAAGCCGCCGGGGATTCAAGGCTCGAAGGTACGGTTTTAAATAATATTGGCGGAATCTATACCAATATCGGACAACTCCAAAAAGCCCTAGACTTTTACAACCAAGCACTGCCACTATTCAAAAAAGTTGGCGATGTGGCACAAGAATCTACCACTTTAAATAATATTGGAGTTACTTACAATGCCTTGGGACAGCTAGAAAAAGCCTTAACTTATTACAACCAAGCTTTGCCAATTCTTCAAAAGGCAGGCGATCGCCCGGTGACGGCTACTACCTTAAATAATATTGGGGAAGTCTATCGCAATCTTAAGCAACCTCAAAAAGCTTTAGAATTTTACAACCAAGCTTTGCCGATTTATAAAGAAGTTGGAGATGTTAGCGGCGAAGCTGTCGCTTTAAATAATATTGGTTTAGTTTATTACCAAAGCAAACAGCAAGAGCAGGCGCTAACTTATTACAACCAAGCTTTGCCCATCGTGCAGAAAATCGGCGATACCAGAACTGAAGCAGCGATTTTTGGCAATATTGGTACACTTTATCGAGATACAAATCAACCTATTGAAGCAATTAAAAATCTAGAAAAAGCTGTAGAAATTACTTTAAAAATTCGTAGCGGATTAGAAAAAGCAAACCGCCAACAGTTTTTAGAAAGTAGTAACGGTAGGGGAGTTGGCTTAATTAGCTTACTTATAGACCAAAATCAAGGCGATCGCGCCTACCAATGGGTAAATGTTACTACTACCGCCGATCTTGCCGATTATTCTCGCTTAATTGATGCCAAAGTTGCGAACCTTGAAGCACAAAAAGCTATCGAACAATGGAATCAATCTAACCGCCAGTTAGAAATATTACGCCAACAATTGCAAGCAAAGTTTTCCATTGAACTATCAAGTCAAGTTGATAAACTGCAAACCCAAGTTAATCAACAAGCGGAAACCATCGCCCGTCGTTTTCCTGAAGTCGCTGAACTATTTGAAACCACACCCACTGATATCGCCAAGTTACGGGCAAATATCCCCGCCGGGACAGTAATTATTCAGCCAGTCTTGCTTACAGGAGTTAGTAACGTCCCCGATACAATTGCGCTATTTGTTGTAACTAAAGATAAAGTTACAGTTACAAAGCAACCCCTTGATATCAAAGCTTTTGATGCTTTAGTTACGCAGTATCGTCAAGAACTAACTGACGTTAGATTCCCCAAAAGATTTCGCGCGACAAGTACCAAACTCTACGATATTTTGATCCGTCCCGTAGAAGCTCAAATTGCTAAGGCAACTCAATTAAGTATTATTGCTACGGGAAAACTACGTTATATCCCTTTTGAAACCTTAATAGATAACAAAACGGGTAAGTATTTAATTGAAAAGTATCCCATTAATAATCTCACCCGTCTTTCTAGTCGCTCTTGGCAACAACCGCTAAATAAAAAGTTAAATCTGCTGGCTTTGGGCAATCCTTCCCCTAACGATGGACGTAATCTTGCTGGCGCGGAAGCTGAAATAAAAAGTATTACACCTCTATTGCCAAGTCAAACCTATTTAAAAAAACAAGCTACTTTAAGTAATTTCCGCAACCAAGCTCCCCGTTTTTCTATTCTGCACTTAGCAACTCATGGCTGTTTCCAACCCCAAGGCTGCGCTGACTTAAAAATGTCAGCAAATACTTTATTATTTAGCGATCGCACTCTCAATATTGCCGATGCAGCATTACTTGGACTCAAAAATACTGATTTGGTTGTATTAAGTGCGTGTCAAACCGCCTTGCAAACCTCTTCTAATGGTGAAGAATTTGCCGGAATTGCTTATTTATTTGAACGGGCGGGTGCTAGAAGTGCGATCGCCAGTCTCTGGTTAGCTAAAGATGAAGAAACAAAACAACTCATGGTTGAGTTTTACAAAAATCTCAAACAAGGTAAAACTAAAGGCGAAGCTTTGCGGAGTGCGAAACTCATCCTAATTACCAAGCATCCTTTGTATTGGTCGCCGTTTATCTTAATTGGTGATGCTCACTAAAACAAGTTTATTTTTTAGCAGGTTCTAAGCGGACAATCCGCCCATTGCGATTACTTCTGTATACCCACGTACGATTATTTCCCGACACCACCACACGCCAACCTTCTACCAAAGCTTGAGTGCAGATTTCATCAGGTTTAGCAATTCCCAAGCAGCCATTTGACCAAGTTTGGCGACTGTAACGAGTAATTTTTAGTTTTTCTGGAGAAATTCCGGTTTGCTTAGATAAATCTGTAATTACAGCACTGGCAACGCGATCGCTCAAACTCTCGACTACCGCAGGCTTTTGAACTTCTGCTTTTGCTGTCTCTACCGGGAAAAAATTGGCGGCTAAAATTATTATCGCTGTCAAAAATAATAGAGCGATCGCTCGCTTTAAAACATAATTCATATTTAATTGCCGCTTTAACAGACAGACAACGCCACAATGTTAATTTGTTTCTTAATATTAGGCGGTTTTCGCATCGGCAACTATAGACTTTTAAAATCGTCAAACCATAAAACTTAAATTTGCCCCAATGATGTTGAAGTTACACCGATTAAAGTCTGAATTTATTTTAGTAATTGCTTTGGGCTTCTGTTTAGTGATGATGTTGCAAAGCGGCTCTGCGCAGCCGCTAAAAACTGCTAAAACTGAGTTGCGGGGCGTGTGGATGACAAATATTGATAGTGATGTGCTATTCAAACGCGAAGTCTTAACTGCGGCGTTGCAGAACTTAAAAACCCTAAATTTTAACACCGTCTATCCCACCGTTTGGAATTGGGGATATACCTTGTATCCTAGCCCCGTAGCGCAAAAAGTAATCGGGCGAAGTCTCGATCCAGAACCTGGATTAAAAGGGCGAGATATGCTCAAAGAAATCGTCACCCAAGGACACCAGCAAGGGCTAGATGTTATCCCCTGGTTTGAATTTGGCTTTATGGCTCCTGCCGATTCAAGTTTAGCCAAGCGTCATCCCAATTGGCTGACAAGTCGCCGCGATGGTAGCCGCGTTTGGGCGGAAGGTAAACACGATCGCGTCTGGCTCAATCCTTTTCATCCAGAAGTGCAAAACTTTATTCAAAGCTTGATTGTCGAAATTGTTAGTAAATACGATGTGGATGGGATTCAATTTGACGATCACTTTGGTTTGCCTTCGGAGTTAGGCTACGATCCTTACACCGTGAACTTGTACAAAAAAGAGCATTTTGGCAAAAATCCTCCAGCCAATCCTCAAGATCCCCAATGGTTGCGCTGGAGAGCAGACAAAATTACCACCTATTTGCAACGGGTATTTAGAGCTGTCAAAGCCCGCAAGCCTAAAGTCATCCTTTCTATGGCTCCCAACCCCCAGCGCGTGTCTTACGACTTGTTTTTAGCTGATTGGCAGAAGTGGGAACGCCGAGGGTTAATTGAAGAATTAGTTTTGCAAGTATATCGCAACGACCTAAATGTATTTATCAAAGAATTAGCTTATCCAGAAGTGCAAGCGGCTAAAAAACATATCCCTGTCAGCGTAGGGATTCTATCGGGGTTAAAAGATCGCTCCGTACCAGCAACCCAAATCCAAACTCAAGTTACCGCTAGTCGAGAGCGCAACTTTGCCGGGGTATCATTCTTTTTCTACGAAACCCTGTGGAATTTAAGCAGCGAAAAATCGAGCGATCGCCAAAATGCCTTTAAACACATTTTCCCCGACCAAGTAAAAAGACCAAACCTATTAGCGGGCTGGAAGGGATGAGTGTTATAAAATTTACACAGGGTTTTATAGTTTAGCTGTAAATTAAAACAATAAAATGCGATCGCTTTTAGCGCTAAAAGCGATCGCATTTTTGCAAAAATCCGGTAAGTCCATCAAAACTTTTGTATTTATATGCCAACGTTAATCGCTATTACCAAAAAAGTGAACATCAAAACTTGTTTTATCGGTTTGGGGTTAGGTATCTTAACAACGACAGGTTTATTTTTCCCCGCACCTGCTATCTTGTCTGCGCAATCTACGGCAGAAGTTATCATTGCTCAAGCACAAAAGCCTATAGAACGCAAACGTATTGCGGTATTAGATTTTGATTTTGCCAGCACTAGCGGGACGGGCTTTTATTACGATTGGCTAGGAATAGGGCCAGCGAAGGGTGTAAGTGACTTACTAACTAATGCTCTAGTTAAAGATGGCACTTACATCGTTTTAGAGCGCAGCAAAGTTGAAGAAATACTAAAAGAACAAAATTTTGGCGCTTCAGGGCGGGTAGATGCCTCTACGGCGGCGCAAATTGGCAAAATATTAGGAGCCGACGCTGTCATAATTGGCACAATTACGCAATTTAACGTAGAACAATCGAGATCCGGTCTTAATCTTGGCGGCTTTTTAGGCGGTCTAGGAGGTGGGAAAGAGAAAAATAAAGCGATCGTGCAAGTCAATTCCCGTTTGGTGAGTACGACTACGGGCGAAATTTTAGCCGTTGCGGAAGGAGAGGGTAAAGCCGATAAAAGCGGTGGCGGTATTCGATTTCGTGGTATTAGTGGCGACACAAGTACCAATAATGTAGATAGTTTGTTGAGTGCGGCGGCGGAGTCGGCGATCGCCAAAATGTCTGGCGAACTTGTTACCGCCAATAACAAATTAGCCACCTTACCGTCAGTTGTACCTACCGTCAGCGCTATAGTTGCCGACATTACAGGTAACTTGATTACCATCAATAAAGGTTCAGAGTCGGGCTTTAGAAGCGGGATGAATCTTTCTATTGAGCGGGTAGTCAAACAAGTTAAAGATCCCCAAACAGGTAAAGTGTTGCGCTCGATTACTTCTCCCATCGGCAGAGTAGAATTAATCGAAGTTAGTAACGGTTACGCCACAGGTAAAATAGTTTCTGGATCGGGGTTTAAAGTGCAGGATGTAGCAAAACCCGTACAGTAATTCTAGAATGCGCGATCGCATTTATCTAAGGCGCGATCGCTTCTTTTGCAGATATTGCATAAACTCGGACGGTTTTATTCCACATAAAAGTATTTTTTTCGTAAGTCAAACCAACTTTTAAAGCTACTTTTTGCGATGCTATATTATCTGGATCGATCAGGGATATTAAGCGGTTTGCCCCTAATTTTTCCAAGCCATAATCGCGGCTAAAACAGGCGGCTTCGGTGGCTAAACCCATACCCCAGTATTCTTTTGCTAGCAAATAGCCAATTTCAATTTCTTCAGTGCCATCAACTAGCTGAGGTGTTAATCCGCACCGCCCAATTAACTTATTATTCATTTTATAAATTGTCGCCCACAATCCCCATCCTCTTTGCTCGTAAAACTTAAAAACTCTTTCTTCTAGCCACTGTTTTGTACTTTCATAAGTATAAGTGCTACCAAAAAATTTCATCACCACCGGGTCTGTATAAATTGCTGCCAAGTCGTCCAGATCGTCTAGTGTTATCTGCCGCAGAATTAAGCGAGATGTTTGGGCTACAATCATTTTTGCAGAAAGCCTGAATAAAGTTAGTTGATAAATGCGATCGCCGCAAAATCTACTTGCTATTTTTACTTAAATATTTTATTCTCTTATGTTGGTTACGAGTAGGTTCTTTATTTTTTTAGCGATCGCCCGCTCGTAGCAGAAAATCTAAGTAATTTACTTAACTTTACTTCCAATAAATATTTGATTTTTGAGTTATTAATAATAAATTCTAAATTACTAAAAAAATATAAAACTGTCATCCCTAAATAGGCAGAAAAATATTAAAATTTTTCCCTGTATTATTGTTAATAGTGAAAAGTTTTAAAAGTCGTCTTTAGATGTTTAATAATTGTCTACTTATGACAAAATACTAGATCAAGTCAAAAATCAACTTGATATTTTTTTAATCAGGTTTACATCTACTACTCACAAAATTCATGCAAATTAACAATCGGATGATTACTCAAGCTGAGTATGCAAAAACTTTGCGTCCTTTTCTTCCCGCTCAGGCTTTTGAAAGAGATCCGAGTAAAATCTTTGTTTTACTATTGAATATAGCCGTATTAATTTGCGGTTGGGCGATCGCATCGCAGCTAGATA from Synechocystis sp. PCC 7509 includes these protein-coding regions:
- the bchI gene encoding magnesium chelatase ATPase subunit I, translating into MSPTPLARRVVFPFTAIVGQEEMKLALLLNVIDPKIGGVMIMGDRGTGKSTTIRALADLLPEITVVADDPFNSDPKDPDLMSDAIRSQLEQQVELAVAQKKVPMVDLPLGATEDRVCGTIDIEKALSEGVKAFEPGLLAKANRGILYVDEVNLLDDHLVDVLLDSAASGWNTVEREGISIRHPARFVLVGSGNPEEGELRPQLLDRFGMHAEIRTVKEPALRVQIVEQRTEFDQKPQEFLVTYEPQQVTLQQQIVSAQQLLPSVNLDYDLRVKISQVCSELDVDGLRGDIVTNRAAKALAAYEGRTEVTIDDIRKVMTLCLRHRLRKDPLESIDSGYKVEKSFNRVFGLESTTDSQTNGVGQTKTNVR
- a CDS encoding metallophosphoesterase — protein: MRFVSDPPISVKIRKMKQRVRWQDKAITERGIDQTKLVLGDRTPDNPNFSFLVVGDSGAGPQGGHNPQRQVALQMLNHKDSSRFVLHTGDVIYLVGSSEYYYKNFIKPYREFIVGGEHPKKIDYDKMVFNKPFLPVLGNHDYYDLPFIYGLMAQTALPLRRLLQSKLDIDIGWHGSHQGKAYAQAFMDYLKDFEDEKELVRHLDRHYTAKTNSGRCLYYEPGNFTRLPNRYYSFQSGGIDFFALDSNTFNSPLPLSKDLAGIEERHKLEQRRDRLEREKLSYIEESTRLSSANSEQLDDLRTKIEQLDELRNDIDKQLAADETTVVDTEQLDWFANNLIASWQNPEVRGRVVYFHHPPYVTEATKWHQAQTIAVRDRFREVLNKVARELGSLKGDRPLVNLVLNGHAHCLEYLRTGNTGHADAHINWIVCGGSGFSLRRQRNEGVELTETPGGKVNARSLLYIGREGQGSQKRRPYSFLRIDVLDGIPPKFVIRPFVVERFQGKWSNSEIEPFIV
- a CDS encoding CHAT domain-containing protein, producing the protein MKKLMKVLALAIALSSLTMPLIAPTQAQTQISPAQELQKLLQQAVEQTEAGQLQPSLDTLQKALVLARRLKDTKTESEILTAIALTKTVIAAVAGSTPTAPPPQTSSLIEQGLQQTKLGEPNKAIATFEQALTLARQSKDKQTEATALLGIGLNYGNIGQSQKALEFYNQALPIFKATKNRGGEATALSNIGEIYRATGKPQKALEVLNVALPIFKEIRSRAQEGSTLNSIGAVYNNIGQPQKALEFYNQALLITREVNNPGQEATILNNLGKVYQETGEPQKALEYYNGALVASRQIGYASQEATTLNNIAGVYLATGQPQQALDALNLALPIVQKIGDRPKLAGTLNNLGEVYKEIGQPQKALEYYNQALPIAKEVGDRSGTGITLNNIAGTYLVTGNPQKALEFYNQALPIFKEIGNRTQEATTINNIGEVYNTIGQPQKALEYYNQALPIVKAAGDSRLEGTVLNNIGGIYTNIGQLQKALDFYNQALPLFKKVGDVAQESTTLNNIGVTYNALGQLEKALTYYNQALPILQKAGDRPVTATTLNNIGEVYRNLKQPQKALEFYNQALPIYKEVGDVSGEAVALNNIGLVYYQSKQQEQALTYYNQALPIVQKIGDTRTEAAIFGNIGTLYRDTNQPIEAIKNLEKAVEITLKIRSGLEKANRQQFLESSNGRGVGLISLLIDQNQGDRAYQWVNVTTTADLADYSRLIDAKVANLEAQKAIEQWNQSNRQLEILRQQLQAKFSIELSSQVDKLQTQVNQQAETIARRFPEVAELFETTPTDIAKLRANIPAGTVIIQPVLLTGVSNVPDTIALFVVTKDKVTVTKQPLDIKAFDALVTQYRQELTDVRFPKRFRATSTKLYDILIRPVEAQIAKATQLSIIATGKLRYIPFETLIDNKTGKYLIEKYPINNLTRLSSRSWQQPLNKKLNLLALGNPSPNDGRNLAGAEAEIKSITPLLPSQTYLKKQATLSNFRNQAPRFSILHLATHGCFQPQGCADLKMSANTLLFSDRTLNIADAALLGLKNTDLVVLSACQTALQTSSNGEEFAGIAYLFERAGARSAIASLWLAKDEETKQLMVEFYKNLKQGKTKGEALRSAKLILITKHPLYWSPFILIGDAH
- a CDS encoding glycoside hydrolase family 10 protein, whose amino-acid sequence is MMLKLHRLKSEFILVIALGFCLVMMLQSGSAQPLKTAKTELRGVWMTNIDSDVLFKREVLTAALQNLKTLNFNTVYPTVWNWGYTLYPSPVAQKVIGRSLDPEPGLKGRDMLKEIVTQGHQQGLDVIPWFEFGFMAPADSSLAKRHPNWLTSRRDGSRVWAEGKHDRVWLNPFHPEVQNFIQSLIVEIVSKYDVDGIQFDDHFGLPSELGYDPYTVNLYKKEHFGKNPPANPQDPQWLRWRADKITTYLQRVFRAVKARKPKVILSMAPNPQRVSYDLFLADWQKWERRGLIEELVLQVYRNDLNVFIKELAYPEVQAAKKHIPVSVGILSGLKDRSVPATQIQTQVTASRERNFAGVSFFFYETLWNLSSEKSSDRQNAFKHIFPDQVKRPNLLAGWKG
- a CDS encoding CsgG/HfaB family protein, which codes for MNIKTCFIGLGLGILTTTGLFFPAPAILSAQSTAEVIIAQAQKPIERKRIAVLDFDFASTSGTGFYYDWLGIGPAKGVSDLLTNALVKDGTYIVLERSKVEEILKEQNFGASGRVDASTAAQIGKILGADAVIIGTITQFNVEQSRSGLNLGGFLGGLGGGKEKNKAIVQVNSRLVSTTTGEILAVAEGEGKADKSGGGIRFRGISGDTSTNNVDSLLSAAAESAIAKMSGELVTANNKLATLPSVVPTVSAIVADITGNLITINKGSESGFRSGMNLSIERVVKQVKDPQTGKVLRSITSPIGRVELIEVSNGYATGKIVSGSGFKVQDVAKPVQ
- a CDS encoding GNAT family N-acetyltransferase — encoded protein: MIVAQTSRLILRQITLDDLDDLAAIYTDPVVMKFFGSTYTYESTKQWLEERVFKFYEQRGWGLWATIYKMNNKLIGRCGLTPQLVDGTEEIEIGYLLAKEYWGMGLATEAACFSRDYGLEKLGANRLISLIDPDNIASQKVALKVGLTYEKNTFMWNKTVRVYAISAKEAIAP